The sequence below is a genomic window from Kwoniella dendrophila CBS 6074 chromosome 10, complete sequence.
TGTATAGTTCTTGACGAAGCAGATAGATTACTGGATTTAGGTTTCTTACCCGCTTTAAGAGCCATTATCGGTCATTTCTCACCTGGagtagcttcttcatcttctaccCCTACCAAACCTAACCGACAAACATTATTATTCTCAGCCACACAAACTAAAGATTTggcagctttagctaaattatcattatatcaacCTGAATATATCAATTGTAATAAAgctggagaagaaggtgttgttCCATCTAATCTAGAACAATATTATGCTGTTGTGGGACTAGAAAAGAAACTGGATACGTTATGGGGTTTTGTGAAAAgtcatttgaagatgaaaggtaTCGTTTTTGTTACGTCAGGTAAACAAGTAAGTCTGGTTGTTCCTAAAGCAGGACTGATCAAATGCTTTGCTTCCGATTGAAATCGCATGTCTGCTGACTGATTTCAAATAACCAACAACTGAAATAGGTCCGTTTCATCTTTGAAACATTTAGAAGATTACATCcaggtttacctttaatgCATTTACATGGTAAACAAAAACAAGCtacaagattatcaatatttcaaaagtattcaacatcaaaacaTGCTTTATTAATTTGTACTGATGTTGCCGCAAGAGGATTAGATTTTCCTGCTGTAGATTGGGTAATTCAATTGGATTGTCCAGATGATGTTGACACTTATATACATAGAATTGGTAGAACAGCAAGATATCAATCAGGTGGTCATgctttaactttattatGTCCTtcagaagaacaaggtatgCTAGatagatggaaagaaaaattGATAGAAGTTAAAAAAATTAAGATTAAAGAATCAAAAATGGGTAATTTGAAACAACAAATGCAGAATTTCGCTTTTAGAGAACctgaaatcaaatatctcGGTCAAAGGGTAAGTCGAACATCATGATTAAACAGTCGGACGATGAGATCATCATTCCATGTGTTTCCTTTGCTGAGCTGATAATATTGCTTTCGATCACTCTATCTAGGCTTTCATATCTTATATGAaatctatacatatacagaaagataaatcagtttTCAAGTTCTCTGAATTACCTGCCGAAGCATTCGCAGAAAGTATGGGTCTTCCAGGTGCACCTCAAATTAAATTTGCTGAACAGAAAGCTGCAAAAGTGAGAGGTggtgaaaagaagaatgagcaaaaagaagctgaagaagagaaagaagaacttgCCAAGATTGGTGTTCTTGATGTTGTAGGAAGTGACGAAGACTcggatgaggatgaagaggaagaggacgaggaagaggaggaggcTCAAGACGacgaggaggaagaagatgacaaaGACGAGTCTGGCGATAGTGACAGTGAAGCGTCATCTGAAGACAGGctaccatcaaaatcagctCCCGCTGTAAGAACGAAATATGATAGAATGTTTGAAAGGAAGAATCAATCTATTTTGACGCCGCACTATACAGCATTGGTATCacatgaaaatgataaagacgagaatgaagatgatggagatgacaatgatgatgtatttacACTTGCAAGAAAAGATCATGCTTTATCAGATAACGAGAAAGGTTCAGAtattgaggatgatgatgaagatttagttaaaattgctcaaggtaaagatatcGAAAGAGATGATTCTAAAGAACCTTTGATTTCATCAGAAGATTTATccaaaagaaaattaaaAGCTGCTACAagtaaaagatcaaaattgaaaaatggacctttaggtgaaaaattgatatttgatgaaaatactGGTGAATCAAGAAACTTTTATGAAACTggtaaagatattgaaaCTAAATTCAATGAtccaaaagaaagaaaagaattctTAGAGAAACAAAGGAAACAAATGTTGGTagataatgaaattgataaaaaagtagcgaaagaaaagaagaatgaattgaaaaggaaaagaaaagaaagggaaagagagGTGAGTTAGACAAATTTCATGTCACCGATAATTGCAGTTCACTATCTGTCGTATATGTCACTAACAGTTTCTGATCCTCATTTCAGATGCGTCAAGAGTATATgagcgatgatgatgaagaaggtggtcCAGTAGCTTATATTGGTGGTTCAGATCAAGGTGATTATTCGGATGTAGATGACAGAGAGAGTATAAGATCGCCtgcacctgaagaagaagttagGAATAAAAAGAAGCGAAAGAACAAGTTCAAGCCTGATGTCAATGATGCAGAGGATAATAGAGGTAatatggaagatgatgaagcattGGCGTTGAAATTGTTACAAGGTTCTGCATAAATGATTGTTATATGGTCGTGTAAGGACGGTATATAGTATTCATGAATGTATTTCTTGCTTGTAATGGTTTTTCAAATGATCAGCTGTACAGAATCATTAGATACAACTAATAACCAGACACCTAtgtaaatggtaaaatcaaaCACGTCGAAAAGCGTTACCGAATTTAGGATAAAGAATCATCTTAGCGTCATTTGAGATGAAAATTTGGGGTGCATTCTATAATTGGGATTCGGACATGATACAAGGAGACGTTGTTGTTCCCATTTCCTTCCCACACTAGTCGGCCCATTTGTGACCTGATAAAAAGATAAGTTTCAAAGTTTCTGGAACTTCCGATTTACCGGAAAATAAGGTACGGTACTGGTATTTCCTATATCACCTGGTTTTGAGGCATCCCCCATACAAAGTGTGACACGTTGGATGTAACATATGTTTGCAACCTAGCACGGGTTGAAGTGCTCCGCCAAAGGTATCAAGCATTATTGGAATATCCTTCCAAAGGAACTGAATAGGACTGTATCTCCTGCTTGTCCCGCGTCAAGGAAGGATAAGATTACCTCAGACGCGATTCTTTCCAGCGATCAGTAACGAGCAGCCTAGGTCATTGAGTGAATTCGCCTGATCTTTCGCTCTGTCCGCAACGATTTCACAGTGGAAAACGACCATGATATCTCAGCTATATCTAGCATGGGAATATGATTATAacgaaagaaagagaatgagGCTTATGACAAATGCACTATGAGAACACACCCCCTTCTGTCCAGACTGGATAAGTATAACATTCGTCATCAAACGTAAAGTGATCGACAAAATGAGTCCTCACAAGCAGCAAGCCAATTGGGGAACAGATAAATTCTTTGCAGATGATGAGTGACTAAATTACTGAATTTGTTTCTGTTTGTTCCTCTTTAAGTTACCCATGTACGTGTGCTATTTGCACTTGCTTACTCCAGCACTGCTACGGCGTTTGTGTATCGCAGCTATAAGCCTGGCCATATCACGATATATTGTGTCTGCAGATCTTTTTTAAAACCTTATCATACTCTTTCTGATCGACCTATATTCTTGCTTTTCGTGATCTACACGTATAAAGAGACGAGCAGGAGGACAGACAAGCTTTGACGGAATGCCGTAAATCCAACGGTTTCTGATTCACTGTAGATAGTTCCGAGCCGAATTAGAGTGTGTACTACTgcaattatcaattatcccacattttttagcttttacaCTTCACATACCAGTATGCTGAACTGGCACGCGTTTGGGAAAATACTACGCTGCTTGCACGGTACCTTAAACCACCTGAACGTCATCATCTGTACTCTCTCATGATGTTTATGTTTTATACGTTTTCCCCAGAGCTGGCATCAAGATATATTGGCTTTCACAGACAGGCCGATATATGTTTGCTACTTTGTATATATCTGCTTAACGAAAGATCATAAAAGTATTGATAGAGGGAATGTATATCCGTTTGGTACTTAGTCTGAATACGGGTGACAACTGAACAGTTAGTAGGTTCTCATGGGAATTCCAAAGAGGAAGACTTCGGAGGATTGATTGAAGATTGTAGAAAAGCGAGCTAAAGTGTGAGACTTTTGATAATGAGGTAGATCAGGGACGATTACAAGAAAAAGACGGAGACTGGATTCTGATAGCTTAATTTGTAGGGAGGACCTCTTTTGTGCCATTTCAAGCCAGTGACTATTTAGGAGAAA
It includes:
- a CDS encoding ATP-dependent RNA helicase DBP4, with protein sequence MAFVDNKASSSKSSYGGKGKGGKGKPAQPRLKTNQAKRLKIDEELKELQTRVETWVPPAEITLFNELPLSSRTIKGLKSSHFLNPTPIQQLAIPSALRGQDLLGSAKTGSGKTLAFLIPLLERLYLDKWGPMDGLGAVVISPTRELAVQTFNQLRDIGKYHNFSAGLVIGGKPLKEEQDRLGRMNILIATPGRLLQHLDSTVGFESSGVKVLVLDEADRLLDLGFLPALRAIIGHFSPGVASSSSTPTKPNRQTLLFSATQTKDLAALAKLSLYQPEYINCNKAGEEGVVPSNLEQYYAVVGLEKKLDTLWGFVKSHLKMKGIVFVTSGKQVRFIFETFRRLHPGLPLMHLHGKQKQATRLSIFQKYSTSKHALLICTDVAARGLDFPAVDWVIQLDCPDDVDTYIHRIGRTARYQSGGHALTLLCPSEEQGMLDRWKEKLIEVKKIKIKESKMGNLKQQMQNFAFREPEIKYLGQRAFISYMKSIHIQKDKSVFKFSELPAEAFAESMGLPGAPQIKFAEQKAAKVRGGEKKNEQKEAEEEKEELAKIGVLDVVGSDEDSDEDEEEEDEEEEEAQDDEEEEDDKDESGDSDSEASSEDRLPSKSAPAVRTKYDRMFERKNQSILTPHYTALVSHENDKDENEDDGDDNDDVFTLARKDHALSDNEKGSDIEDDDEDLVKIAQGKDIERDDSKEPLISSEDLSKRKLKAATSKRSKLKNGPLGEKLIFDENTGESRNFYETGKDIETKFNDPKERKEFLEKQRKQMLVDNEIDKKVAKEKKNELKRKRKEREREMRQEYMSDDDEEGGPVAYIGGSDQGDYSDVDDRESIRSPAPEEEVRNKKKRKNKFKPDVNDAEDNRGNMEDDEALALKLLQGSA